One Halioglobus japonicus DNA segment encodes these proteins:
- a CDS encoding DUF2452 domain-containing protein, which produces MSANPQGKGLVPVVEDWREAQPAVVSARTPREVLRDYLVTSLVVAAEIRFKPRPGIHYFLYLIQSNWTLSLLSPEDWHGHPPGPCLGRCVMQPDMTWQLTPRADINRQDELVKALSAFREGFADWLNQDGTLEDHLPFYVRELPYYRRLLAAGMSNSLRSSLAKSGLDARSSRDWLAGQELPALLS; this is translated from the coding sequence ATGTCAGCCAATCCACAAGGCAAGGGTCTGGTGCCCGTTGTCGAAGACTGGCGCGAGGCCCAGCCTGCCGTCGTGAGCGCCCGCACCCCTCGGGAAGTGCTGCGCGACTACCTGGTCACTTCACTGGTAGTGGCGGCAGAAATTCGCTTCAAGCCACGACCGGGCATCCACTACTTTCTCTACCTCATCCAGAGCAACTGGACGCTATCGCTACTGTCGCCTGAAGACTGGCACGGACATCCACCCGGCCCCTGCCTGGGTCGCTGTGTCATGCAGCCGGACATGACCTGGCAGCTCACGCCACGGGCAGATATCAACAGGCAGGACGAGCTGGTGAAGGCACTCAGTGCATTTCGCGAAGGGTTCGCTGACTGGTTAAATCAGGACGGCACACTGGAGGACCACCTGCCCTTCTATGTGCGTGAACTTCCGTATTATCGCCGGCTACTCGCCGCCGGGATGTCCAATTCGCTGCGGAGTTCATTGGCCAAATCAGGGTTGGACGCACGAAGCAGCCGCGATTGGCTGGCAGGACAGGAGCTGCCAGCGCTGCTCAGCTAA
- a CDS encoding DUF2894 domain-containing protein, whose product MRELNRLLDNLQGPDDVDIAPLEKALRQQELDLVGALSSHSNAPSAPGPSPRREELKAARRFHSAMVRLNADNVVTDAIAEIPPECGPLNPQRLATRSLETMRDLSPHYLSRFVSYIDTLFWLEEADKKKPR is encoded by the coding sequence CTGCGCGAACTCAATCGCCTGCTGGATAACCTGCAGGGGCCTGACGATGTCGACATCGCCCCGCTGGAAAAAGCATTGCGCCAGCAGGAGTTGGACCTGGTGGGAGCCCTGTCCAGCCACAGCAATGCACCGAGCGCACCTGGCCCTTCACCGCGCCGCGAAGAGCTTAAAGCCGCACGTCGATTTCATAGCGCCATGGTACGCCTGAATGCGGATAACGTGGTGACTGACGCCATCGCCGAGATTCCCCCGGAGTGCGGCCCACTCAACCCACAGCGCCTGGCCACCCGTTCGCTGGAGACCATGCGCGACCTGTCGCCCCACTATCTGAGCCGCTTTGTCAGCTATATTGATACTTTATTCTGGCTGGAAGAAGCCGATAAAAAGAAGCCTCGTTAA
- a CDS encoding efflux RND transporter periplasmic adaptor subunit gives MAGKIVKIVAPIAVIAASAGAFAVLQASRPEPEKNEEGPRPTSVYTATVVQESTALEVVTQGEVRSRTAIDLVSQVGGRIVEVSPEFVEGGRIEPGATLVKIDDTDYKLALSQAEARLAEAELGVQQALADQDVARKQLRNQPDASDLALKKPQVAQARASRAAARAGLEQARLDLARTQVTLPFRGRFASTNVHIGQFIGPGTVIGQAFGTDSVDVRLPLNNAQLASLGLPIGYVAEPGAGLPVRFTAQVAGQHHEWNGTLVRLDAAVDPNTRMLYALAEITDPYDAGVSDRGMPMAVGLYVEAHIAGRNIVDATIIPANALRAGDKVFLINDEGLLEFRDVNVAHSTRQRVIVSDGLSAGEQVVTSAIRNPIQGMALAAVDKES, from the coding sequence ATGGCCGGCAAGATTGTCAAGATTGTTGCACCTATTGCGGTAATCGCCGCCAGCGCAGGTGCCTTCGCAGTACTTCAGGCCTCGCGGCCTGAGCCAGAGAAAAATGAAGAGGGTCCGCGCCCTACTTCGGTGTATACCGCGACGGTAGTCCAGGAAAGCACCGCACTTGAAGTGGTCACCCAGGGTGAAGTGCGATCGCGCACCGCGATTGATCTTGTCTCGCAGGTGGGAGGCCGGATCGTGGAAGTGTCGCCGGAATTTGTCGAAGGCGGTCGCATCGAACCCGGTGCCACGCTGGTAAAAATTGACGACACCGACTACAAGCTGGCCCTGAGCCAGGCGGAAGCACGCCTGGCCGAGGCCGAACTGGGGGTACAACAGGCCCTCGCCGACCAGGACGTCGCACGCAAGCAGTTGCGCAACCAGCCCGATGCCTCAGACCTGGCACTGAAAAAGCCCCAGGTCGCCCAGGCCAGGGCGTCGCGCGCCGCTGCGCGCGCGGGCCTGGAACAGGCCAGGCTCGATCTGGCCCGCACCCAGGTCACGCTGCCCTTCCGCGGCCGCTTCGCCAGCACCAACGTACACATCGGTCAGTTTATAGGCCCCGGCACGGTGATCGGTCAGGCCTTTGGCACCGACAGCGTCGACGTACGCCTGCCCTTGAATAACGCCCAGCTCGCGTCTCTCGGTTTGCCCATTGGCTATGTGGCAGAGCCAGGAGCCGGCCTGCCGGTGCGCTTCACAGCCCAGGTCGCGGGCCAGCATCACGAATGGAATGGCACCCTGGTACGCCTGGATGCCGCCGTTGATCCGAATACCCGCATGCTCTATGCACTGGCAGAGATTACCGACCCCTACGACGCAGGCGTATCTGACAGAGGTATGCCCATGGCCGTGGGCCTGTATGTAGAAGCCCACATCGCCGGTCGCAACATCGTAGACGCCACCATCATTCCCGCCAACGCCCTGCGCGCGGGCGACAAGGTCTTCCTGATTAACGACGAAGGCCTACTCGAGTTTCGCGATGTCAACGTGGCCCACTCCACTCGCCAGCGGGTGATTGTCAGCGACGGTCTGAGCGCCGGTGAACAGGTAGTGACCTCGGCGATACGCAACCCCATCCAGGGCATGGCCCTGGCCGCTGTCGACAAGGAGAGCTAA
- a CDS encoding efflux RND transporter permease subunit, translating to MRRIVSWWVENPVAANLLMIGILLSGYLGLQAMEKEAFPQVKINQAQINVAWPGANPQEMEEQVISRIEQALEDVDRVFHYYSTATEGFGEISVSTYPNVDINEFINEVKNAVDSVTSLPRDMEPPRVQRMRNREEMLRVVVFGDISERELTRLAEDLKDDMASLPFVSTIELFGTRSEEVSVELSESAMRRYGLTFSEVADAIRANSINLSSGRVRTETGDVQLRARNLADSQTDFERIVIRQTSEGAVVRVGDVARVIDGYEDNEILATLNGMPAVLLQVQATDNMQVVKASDAVHAWMEETRPTLPKGVDLSMWFDTADIYKSRMDLISESSFLGLFLVFLVLILSLRPKVALWVTAGIAVAFLGTFSMLPMNDVSMNIMSTFAFLLVLGIVVDDAIVVGESIHHEAHVSGGGPQSAVDGAMAVSRPVFFAVITTIIAFAPWLFVTGETAQVTRQISIVITVALVISLIEAFFILPSHLRHLEPRKELHGLARVQQKIEHSIINFGQTRFRPLLQSAVNNRYLTASIFLGGFVLAIGIFSSGWVRFYFMPEVESETIYINVTLPTGSPYSRALEVLDHLQDAERRLIEEVDQKAEASGEGSGKLIEGWYTRSRRDSVIAIVKLAPPEIRDLSAKEAAERFRELVGEIPDADEIDVNYTIMNGGGADVTYLLKHKDPVSLANASRDLQAALRSYEGTFFVRDSQRGEADEILLNLRPGAEKLGITLADVSRQVRQAYYGEEVQRLPRANGDVKVMVRYPSEHRSNLASLNNFRIRTADGREVPLLSVVEVEIAKGAQRIRRRDGERYIRVRADMDHDLMGDITDDIKETVLPKLEEDYPGLIILKGGQQEEEELFFNEIMALYAVALFIMYALIAVAFHSYWLPLLVMTAIPFGFMGAVFGHLIFGTPMALFSWFGIGAAAGVVVNDNLVLVDYIGRLRKQGKSIVDAIVEAGVLRFRPILLTTVTTFVGLMPIMAERSTDAQFLKPAVLSLAFGVLFALFVTLLMVPALYAIGGDCSRGIAWVKAKLFGSKTNPAEQH from the coding sequence ATGCGCCGCATAGTCAGCTGGTGGGTGGAAAACCCCGTCGCCGCCAACCTGTTAATGATTGGCATTCTGCTGTCCGGTTATCTCGGTCTGCAGGCCATGGAAAAAGAGGCCTTTCCCCAGGTCAAAATCAACCAGGCCCAGATCAACGTGGCCTGGCCAGGCGCCAACCCCCAAGAGATGGAAGAACAGGTTATCTCGCGGATCGAGCAAGCTCTGGAAGACGTTGATCGGGTGTTCCACTATTACTCTACGGCCACCGAAGGGTTTGGTGAAATCAGTGTATCGACCTATCCCAATGTCGACATCAATGAGTTTATCAACGAGGTTAAAAATGCCGTCGACTCGGTCACTTCATTACCCCGCGATATGGAACCACCCCGGGTCCAGCGCATGCGCAATCGCGAGGAAATGCTTCGCGTCGTGGTGTTTGGCGACATCAGTGAACGGGAACTGACCCGCCTTGCCGAAGACCTCAAGGACGATATGGCGTCACTGCCGTTCGTATCAACTATTGAATTGTTCGGCACGCGCAGCGAAGAGGTGTCGGTGGAACTATCTGAGTCGGCGATGCGCCGCTATGGCCTGACCTTCTCTGAAGTCGCTGACGCCATCCGCGCCAATTCTATTAACCTGTCCTCCGGACGGGTGCGCACCGAGACCGGTGACGTGCAATTACGCGCGCGCAACCTTGCCGACTCACAAACCGACTTTGAACGCATTGTGATTCGTCAGACCAGCGAAGGCGCGGTGGTGCGTGTGGGCGACGTGGCCAGAGTGATTGACGGCTACGAAGACAACGAGATTCTCGCGACGCTGAACGGCATGCCTGCCGTGCTACTGCAGGTGCAGGCCACCGACAATATGCAGGTGGTCAAAGCCTCCGACGCGGTACATGCCTGGATGGAAGAGACCCGCCCCACCCTGCCCAAGGGCGTCGACCTGTCGATGTGGTTTGATACGGCCGACATCTACAAATCACGCATGGATCTGATCAGTGAATCCTCCTTCCTCGGCCTGTTCCTGGTGTTCCTGGTACTCATTCTTTCGCTGCGCCCAAAAGTCGCACTGTGGGTAACCGCCGGTATTGCCGTGGCGTTCCTGGGCACTTTCTCCATGCTGCCCATGAACGATGTGTCGATGAATATTATGTCGACGTTCGCCTTCCTGCTGGTCCTGGGGATCGTGGTGGACGACGCCATCGTGGTGGGGGAAAGTATTCACCACGAAGCCCATGTCAGCGGCGGCGGGCCACAGTCCGCTGTAGATGGCGCCATGGCGGTCTCGCGACCGGTCTTCTTCGCGGTGATTACCACCATTATCGCTTTTGCCCCCTGGCTATTCGTGACCGGCGAGACAGCCCAGGTAACACGTCAGATTTCCATCGTGATTACCGTGGCACTGGTGATCTCCCTGATCGAAGCGTTCTTTATTCTGCCCTCTCACCTGCGTCACCTGGAGCCACGCAAGGAACTGCACGGGCTGGCAAGAGTGCAGCAGAAGATCGAGCACAGCATTATCAACTTCGGTCAGACTCGCTTCCGTCCGCTACTGCAGAGTGCGGTTAACAACCGCTATCTCACGGCCAGCATCTTCTTGGGTGGCTTTGTGCTTGCCATCGGCATTTTCAGCAGCGGCTGGGTGCGCTTCTACTTCATGCCCGAAGTAGAATCGGAAACCATTTACATCAACGTCACCCTGCCCACGGGATCGCCCTACTCCCGCGCACTGGAGGTACTTGATCACCTGCAGGATGCCGAGCGTCGACTCATCGAAGAAGTGGACCAGAAAGCGGAAGCCTCCGGTGAAGGCAGCGGTAAACTGATTGAAGGCTGGTACACCCGCTCTCGTCGCGACAGTGTGATTGCCATCGTGAAGCTGGCGCCACCGGAGATTCGCGACCTGTCGGCGAAAGAAGCCGCCGAGCGTTTCCGCGAACTGGTGGGTGAGATTCCGGATGCGGATGAGATTGATGTGAACTACACCATCATGAACGGCGGCGGTGCGGATGTGACCTACTTGTTGAAGCACAAGGACCCCGTCAGCCTGGCCAATGCCAGCCGCGATCTGCAGGCTGCCCTGCGCTCCTACGAAGGCACCTTCTTTGTGCGCGACAGCCAGCGCGGTGAAGCCGACGAAATTCTGCTCAATCTTCGCCCCGGTGCCGAGAAGCTGGGTATTACCCTGGCCGATGTCTCCCGGCAGGTACGCCAGGCCTATTACGGCGAGGAAGTGCAGCGCCTGCCACGTGCCAATGGTGACGTAAAAGTAATGGTGCGCTACCCCAGCGAACATCGCAGCAACCTCGCCAGCCTCAACAACTTCCGCATCCGCACCGCCGATGGTCGCGAGGTACCGCTGCTGTCGGTCGTTGAAGTAGAAATTGCCAAAGGTGCCCAGCGCATCCGGCGCCGCGATGGTGAACGCTATATCCGCGTACGCGCTGATATGGATCACGATCTCATGGGCGATATCACCGATGACATCAAGGAGACCGTACTGCCCAAGCTGGAGGAAGACTACCCTGGCCTCATCATCCTCAAGGGTGGCCAGCAGGAAGAAGAGGAACTGTTCTTTAACGAGATCATGGCGCTCTACGCGGTGGCGCTATTCATCATGTATGCGCTGATCGCCGTGGCCTTCCACTCTTACTGGTTACCGCTGCTGGTGATGACAGCCATTCCCTTTGGCTTCATGGGAGCGGTGTTCGGCCACCTGATTTTCGGCACACCCATGGCCCTGTTCTCCTGGTTTGGTATTGGCGCTGCAGCGGGCGTGGTCGTGAACGACAACCTGGTGTTGGTGGACTATATCGGCCGCTTGCGAAAACAGGGCAAGTCCATCGTAGACGCTATCGTCGAAGCCGGCGTGCTGCGTTTCCGTCCCATTCTGCTGACCACCGTCACCACCTTCGTGGGCCTGATGCCGATCATGGCCGAGCGCTCAACAGACGCCCAGTTCCTGAAGCCCGCGGTACTGTCCCTGGCCTTCGGCGTCCTTTTCGCGCTGTTCGTGACGCTGCTTATGGTACCCGCACTGTACGCCATCGGCGGCGACTGCTCCCGCGGCATCGCCTGGGTGAAAGCCAAGCTGTTCGGCAGCAAAACCAATCCTGCGGAGCAGCACTAG
- a CDS encoding ribonuclease J, which translates to MNMSLYGHDGHWLMVDCGIGFDDESAETRIITAMPDFIAARRDQLVGLLLTHAHEDHIGAVADHWRELRCPVYCTRFTAEILSRKLADASLLGVTPVHCVETGERHSLQPFNIEWVALNHSTPESQALVIHTPAGTVFHTGDWKLDPAPVVGDGFDASVFRRIGDRGITAMVCDSTNATVEGRSHSEGDLYKGLLDRAKAARGRVVFACFGSNVARLTTLTKIAIATGRYPGLLGRSLINYYRAARLSGVWPLEQELVPAAHLGYLPAAEVVAIATGSQGERGAALSRLAAANHPDMDLEPGDTVIFSSRVIPGNERALAALDARLQAMGVNVIHDVDEAAPIHASGHPARDELRDMYAWIRPQIAVPVHGEGRHLDAHTDLARELAVPVQLNGRNGDLYMLAPQPGLRRGAAAVGRVVLRR; encoded by the coding sequence ATGAATATGAGCCTCTACGGCCATGATGGGCACTGGCTGATGGTGGACTGCGGCATCGGGTTTGACGATGAGAGTGCCGAGACTCGCATTATTACTGCTATGCCGGATTTTATTGCCGCACGACGGGATCAGTTGGTTGGGCTGCTATTAACCCACGCCCACGAAGACCACATTGGCGCAGTTGCAGATCACTGGCGGGAGTTGCGCTGCCCGGTTTACTGCACGCGTTTTACCGCTGAAATCCTGTCGCGCAAGCTCGCTGATGCGAGCCTGTTGGGTGTGACACCGGTGCATTGTGTTGAGACCGGTGAAAGACACAGCTTGCAGCCTTTCAATATAGAGTGGGTGGCGCTCAACCACTCAACACCTGAGTCCCAGGCACTGGTCATTCACACGCCCGCAGGCACGGTCTTCCACACTGGCGATTGGAAGTTGGACCCGGCGCCCGTAGTGGGTGATGGCTTCGATGCCTCTGTATTTCGTCGCATCGGTGATCGAGGTATTACTGCCATGGTGTGCGACTCCACCAATGCCACGGTGGAGGGGCGCTCGCACAGTGAGGGGGACTTGTATAAGGGCTTACTGGACAGAGCCAAGGCCGCCAGGGGCAGGGTGGTGTTCGCCTGTTTCGGCAGCAATGTGGCTCGCCTCACTACGCTGACAAAAATCGCGATCGCGACGGGACGTTATCCGGGGCTGTTGGGCCGCTCGCTGATCAACTACTACCGTGCCGCCCGGCTAAGTGGCGTATGGCCGCTTGAGCAGGAGCTGGTGCCTGCGGCTCATCTTGGCTATCTTCCCGCGGCAGAAGTCGTTGCTATCGCTACCGGCAGCCAGGGCGAACGCGGCGCTGCCCTGAGCCGCCTGGCCGCCGCCAATCACCCGGATATGGACCTGGAGCCCGGGGATACCGTGATCTTTAGCTCAAGGGTAATTCCGGGGAACGAGCGTGCCCTGGCGGCGCTTGATGCACGCTTGCAGGCGATGGGGGTGAACGTCATCCACGATGTAGACGAAGCCGCCCCAATTCATGCGTCAGGCCACCCTGCGCGCGATGAGCTGAGAGATATGTATGCGTGGATTCGCCCCCAGATTGCCGTACCTGTGCACGGCGAAGGCCGTCACCTTGATGCTCATACAGATCTGGCGAGGGAGTTGGCGGTGCCGGTTCAGCTCAACGGCCGCAATGGCGATTTGTATATGCTCGCCCCACAGCCCGGATTGCGCCGTGGCGCCGCGGCCGTGGGCCGCGTTGTACTGCGGCGTTAG
- a CDS encoding PEP/pyruvate-binding domain-containing protein has product MRSSAIGEDGEHASFAGQYESILNVQGLEQLQSAIEQCVASLHSDRADAYQHDQHIAPATMCVVVQKMVDAAVAGVLFTVDPVSNRYDRLVIDAVAGLGEALVSGEATPDHYEFDESGTLCYSEVVNDSPLLADDQQQLLISQARAAAQQAGQPLDMEWAIDGAGQLYWVQARPITTLASDLREQDTVVPPQDIVTRCNIGEMMPGACCPLTLSVTGRGIEQGMQHMHVSYAGRPAITDDWTQVAISHGQMFINMTGGAVASASVMGIDVESQGQSLCGRVVPGLQGPPPRPLPIRLLGFARLLKYILGADKAINTFRTELDSFSINTSGDSAAVLQAINTALPVLHRAYWVHLQSSATSGFSGAVLHVMLARGPGDEADHESEAARLLAGAKDVESAVLVEQLDDIARGIAGLERDTAEAFCELSPAEALAWLGDKTTSDIANAFDAFLERHGHRGYRELCVRQPSWSQHPESLVSTLQASVKARLAGATDDVSPTAINLDELSRGLRWILPKAHNAIRRREATKSMLVKATHTLSEAYHVLGQRLVAKGVLKDSDQVFFFSHAELQSLTNDAHSEESDWANIADRRRMALAFQNQIEFEEICYGPPQPIDKRTRAHDEDGQIRGRAVSRGVAEGPARVAHSVEEASALEPGEILVAPITDVGWTPYFNLIAGLVTDIGSSVSHGAVIAREYGLPAIVNTREGTRRITTGDLIRLDADNGTVEVLQCSAGSAGTPSTTDNTTDSEARSNPR; this is encoded by the coding sequence GTGCGGTCCTCTGCCATTGGTGAGGATGGCGAGCATGCCTCCTTCGCCGGGCAATACGAATCCATTCTAAATGTTCAGGGCCTGGAACAACTGCAAAGTGCGATCGAGCAATGTGTCGCATCGCTGCACAGCGATCGCGCCGACGCCTACCAACATGACCAGCACATCGCCCCGGCGACCATGTGCGTGGTTGTCCAGAAGATGGTCGACGCCGCCGTCGCCGGTGTGCTCTTTACGGTGGACCCCGTAAGCAACCGCTACGATCGGCTGGTGATTGACGCTGTAGCCGGCCTGGGCGAGGCGCTGGTCAGCGGCGAAGCGACACCTGACCACTACGAGTTCGATGAATCCGGCACCCTGTGCTATTCGGAAGTCGTCAACGACAGTCCCCTGTTGGCTGACGATCAACAGCAGTTACTGATCAGCCAGGCTCGCGCCGCAGCGCAACAGGCCGGGCAGCCACTGGACATGGAATGGGCCATCGACGGCGCAGGCCAACTCTACTGGGTACAGGCCCGGCCTATTACCACCCTGGCGAGCGATCTGCGTGAGCAGGACACGGTTGTTCCGCCTCAGGACATAGTCACTCGCTGCAATATTGGCGAAATGATGCCCGGGGCCTGCTGCCCCTTAACGCTATCGGTAACAGGTCGCGGCATCGAACAGGGAATGCAACATATGCACGTATCCTATGCCGGACGCCCCGCTATCACCGATGACTGGACCCAGGTCGCCATCAGCCACGGCCAGATGTTCATCAATATGACTGGCGGTGCCGTCGCCTCCGCGAGCGTCATGGGCATTGATGTGGAATCCCAGGGCCAGAGCTTGTGTGGTCGCGTAGTTCCGGGTCTGCAAGGGCCACCGCCCAGGCCCCTACCCATCAGGCTGCTGGGGTTCGCCAGGCTGTTGAAATACATTCTGGGCGCAGACAAGGCTATCAACACCTTCCGCACCGAGCTGGACAGCTTCAGTATCAATACGTCAGGCGATAGTGCCGCCGTTCTACAAGCCATAAACACGGCGCTTCCTGTGCTACACCGGGCCTACTGGGTGCATCTGCAATCCTCCGCCACCTCGGGCTTTTCAGGCGCCGTCTTGCACGTCATGCTCGCCCGCGGCCCCGGCGACGAGGCAGACCATGAATCCGAGGCTGCGCGCCTGCTCGCAGGCGCAAAAGACGTAGAGAGTGCCGTGCTCGTGGAACAGCTGGACGACATTGCCCGCGGGATCGCCGGCCTTGAGCGAGATACGGCAGAGGCGTTTTGCGAACTATCCCCAGCGGAAGCGCTGGCGTGGTTGGGCGACAAAACCACATCGGACATTGCCAACGCATTCGACGCCTTTCTGGAACGACATGGTCATCGCGGCTATCGCGAGCTCTGTGTGCGTCAGCCCAGCTGGTCACAACACCCTGAGAGCCTTGTGTCTACGCTTCAAGCCAGTGTCAAAGCCCGACTGGCCGGCGCCACAGATGACGTTTCTCCCACCGCTATCAATCTCGATGAGCTTTCCCGAGGGCTGCGCTGGATTCTGCCTAAAGCTCACAACGCCATCCGCCGACGCGAGGCAACGAAGTCAATGCTGGTGAAAGCCACTCACACTTTGTCAGAGGCGTATCACGTACTCGGGCAACGGCTGGTCGCCAAAGGCGTACTAAAAGACAGCGACCAGGTATTCTTTTTCAGCCATGCAGAGCTCCAGTCACTGACTAATGACGCGCACAGCGAAGAGAGCGACTGGGCCAATATCGCCGATCGACGGCGTATGGCGCTGGCGTTTCAGAACCAGATCGAATTTGAAGAAATCTGCTATGGCCCACCGCAGCCTATCGACAAACGCACCCGGGCCCACGACGAGGACGGTCAGATCCGCGGCCGCGCTGTCTCCAGAGGTGTGGCTGAAGGACCGGCGCGCGTGGCACATAGTGTCGAAGAGGCCAGCGCCCTGGAGCCGGGTGAAATTCTGGTAGCACCTATTACGGACGTTGGCTGGACACCCTACTTCAACCTGATAGCCGGACTTGTAACTGACATCGGCAGCTCTGTATCTCACGGCGCTGTCATCGCGCGCGAATATGGCCTTCCAGCCATCGTAAATACCCGCGAAGGCACTCGCCGCATTACCACAGGTGACCTGATTCGCCTGGACGCTGATAACGGTACTGTAGAGGTTCTTCAATGCAGCGCCGGATCAGCGGGGACACCGAGCACAACCGACAACACCACGGATAGCGAAGCCAGGAGTAACCCGAGATGA
- a CDS encoding DUF885 domain-containing protein: MRQIMLLICLAASLQVHAGASDTLDTLIEEHWAWYLNQFPESRTYRGDHSQNDRWTDQSAPAIAARLKERKRFLADLQEIDRGALDAEAQLNYDLFERMLKLRIQRQQHGLHLMSMNMRNGPHTVYTISAYTRFSTAEDYRMWLSRLTAMPDYLQQQQALLDEGIASGRVQPSVVIQRIPTQIGKMLDSDVTANPFYGPLLKMPETMDSAEAELFQAEARDIIKTRVNPAYKKFATYLEDTYLPASNSAPGIGSLEGGKAVYEYLARQFTTTDLTPAEIHEIGKQEVARILAEMEEVRKEVEFDGDLQAFNEFLRTDPQFYYETPEELYHAYLAISKRLDPELVQLFGKLPRMPYGVTPIPDQIAPNTTTAYYMPPANNGTRAGYYYVNLYRPDVRPKYEMEVLSVHEAVPGHHLQIALAQELEGLPPFRTESRVTAFTEGWGLYSERLGYQMGLYQDPYSRYGQLVYDMWRAVRLVVDTGIHYFGWSREQAIEYFKANAAKTEADIINEIDRYIGWPGQALAYKIGQLKILELRAEAETALDDNFDIRRFHDELLGAGAIPLDALERRMDAWLEAERATSTN; encoded by the coding sequence ATGCGCCAAATCATGCTGTTGATTTGCCTCGCGGCCAGCCTGCAGGTACACGCAGGTGCCAGCGATACCCTGGACACGCTGATTGAAGAGCACTGGGCATGGTACCTAAACCAGTTTCCCGAGAGTCGCACCTATCGCGGCGACCACAGCCAGAACGATCGCTGGACCGACCAGAGTGCACCGGCCATCGCCGCCCGTCTGAAGGAGCGCAAGCGGTTCCTGGCGGATCTGCAGGAGATTGATCGCGGCGCGCTCGATGCGGAAGCCCAGCTCAACTACGACCTGTTCGAGCGCATGCTCAAACTGCGCATTCAGCGCCAGCAGCACGGCCTGCATCTGATGTCGATGAACATGCGCAATGGCCCGCATACCGTCTACACCATTAGCGCCTACACCCGATTTTCCACCGCAGAAGACTACCGCATGTGGCTGTCGCGTCTGACGGCCATGCCCGACTACCTGCAGCAGCAACAGGCCCTGCTCGACGAAGGCATCGCCAGTGGCAGGGTGCAGCCAAGCGTGGTCATTCAGCGCATTCCCACCCAGATTGGCAAGATGCTCGACAGCGACGTCACCGCCAACCCGTTCTATGGTCCGCTACTCAAAATGCCAGAGACCATGGACAGCGCCGAAGCAGAGCTGTTCCAGGCCGAGGCCCGCGACATCATTAAAACCAGAGTGAATCCTGCCTATAAGAAATTTGCTACCTACCTGGAAGACACCTACCTGCCCGCCAGTAACAGCGCGCCGGGCATCGGCAGCCTGGAAGGCGGCAAAGCCGTGTATGAGTACCTTGCCCGTCAGTTCACCACCACCGACCTGACCCCGGCGGAGATTCACGAGATCGGCAAACAGGAAGTGGCGCGCATTCTTGCGGAGATGGAAGAGGTGCGCAAGGAAGTGGAATTTGACGGCGACCTGCAGGCCTTTAATGAATTCCTGCGCACCGACCCGCAGTTTTATTACGAGACCCCGGAGGAGCTGTACCACGCTTATCTGGCGATCTCCAAACGCCTTGATCCAGAGCTGGTGCAATTGTTCGGCAAGCTGCCACGCATGCCCTACGGGGTGACCCCGATCCCTGATCAGATCGCACCGAATACCACCACAGCCTATTACATGCCGCCGGCGAATAATGGTACCCGAGCGGGTTACTACTACGTCAACCTGTATCGCCCCGACGTGCGCCCCAAGTATGAGATGGAGGTGCTCAGCGTGCACGAGGCCGTACCCGGCCACCACCTGCAGATAGCCCTGGCACAGGAACTGGAGGGCTTGCCACCCTTCCGCACCGAGAGCCGCGTCACCGCCTTCACCGAAGGCTGGGGCCTCTACTCCGAGCGCCTGGGATATCAAATGGGCCTGTACCAGGACCCCTATTCGCGTTACGGCCAACTGGTGTATGACATGTGGCGTGCTGTGCGCCTGGTGGTCGATACCGGCATCCACTACTTTGGCTGGAGCCGCGAACAGGCGATTGAGTACTTCAAGGCCAATGCCGCCAAAACCGAAGCTGACATCATCAACGAGATCGACCGCTACATCGGCTGGCCCGGCCAGGCTCTGGCCTACAAGATCGGCCAGCTGAAAATACTCGAGCTGCGCGCTGAGGCGGAAACCGCCCTCGACGACAACTTCGACATCCGCCGTTTCCACGATGAATTGCTCGGCGCCGGCGCTATCCCGCTGGACGCACTGGAACGCCGCATGGACGCCTGGCTTGAAGCCGAACGGGCTACCAGCACCAACTGA